The following DNA comes from Ornithinimicrobium avium.
GGCGGCCCAGCTGCGCCGCAGCATCGGCTACGTCATCCAGCACGCCGGCCTGTTCCCGCACCGCACCGTGCTGGCCAACGTCATGACGGTCCCGCGGCTGCTCGGCTGGGACCGCGCCCGCTCGCGCGCGGCCGCGATGGAGGCCATCGAGAAGGTCGGCCTCACCGCCCAGCAGGCCGGCCGCTACCCCTCCCAGCTCTCCGGCGGGCAGCAGCAGCGCGTCGGGGTCGCGCGCGCCCTGTCCAGCGGCCCGGAGCTGATGCTCATGGACGAGCCGTTCAGCGCGGTCGACCCGATCGTGCGCGCCGAGCTCCAGGACGAGCTGCGCCGGCTCCAGGACGAGCTCGGGATCACCGTGGTGCTGGTCACCCACGACATCGACGAGGCGCTCACCCTGGGCGACATGGTCGCGGTCATGCGCTACGGCGGTCACCTGGCCCAGTTCGCCACCCCGGCCGACCTGCTCGCGCGGCCCGCCGACGACTTCGTCGCCTCCTTCGTCGGCAAGGACCGAGGCTACCGGGCGCTGGGCTTCGCCGACGTCCAGGTCACGCCCCGCCACGAGAGCACCGTCCGCCTGGGGGAGGCGGTCCCCGCCGGCTCCGGCTGGGTGCTCGCCGTGGACGACACCGGTATGCCGCTGGGCTGGGCGGACGCTCGCTCCTGGGGCGGGCCGCTCACCGAGGACCGGGTGCGCCGCTTCGGCAGCGTGGCCCGTCGCGGGGACAGCGCGCGGAACCTGCTCGACGCCGCCCTGTCCTCGCCCAGCGGCCGCGGCGTGGTCGTGGACGAGGACGACGGCGGGGTGGTCGGCACGGTCCTCGCCGACGACGTGCTCGACGCCCTGGCCACAAGCGGTGCGCCCGGTGGGGACGCAGCGCACGACCCCGAGCGGTCTGGAGCCGACGCGGACCGGACCGTGGAGAGCCCCTGATGGGCGGGGTCGAGTGGGGCGAGCTCGGCGCGCTCATGCTGCGGCACCTCTACCTGGCCGGCGTGCCGCTGCTGATCGGACTGGCGGTCAGCGTGCCGCTGGGGTGGCTGGCGACGCACGTGCGGTGGCTCGGGCCGCCGCTGATCGCGGGGACCGGGCTGATGTACACGATCCCCTCGCTGGCGCTGTTCATCCTGCTGCCGCTCGTGCTCGGCACCCAGATCCTCGACGACGCCAACGTGCTGGTCGCGATGACGATCTACGCCGTCGCGCTGCTGACCCGCACGGTCGCCGACGGCCTCGCCTCGGTGCCCGGGCACGTGCGGCAGGCGGCGACCGCGATGGGCTTCGGGGAGCTGCGGCGGGTGGTCGCCGTCGACCTGCCGCTGGCCGTGCCCGTCGTCGCGGCCGGCCTGCGGGTGGCGGCGGTGAGCAACGTCTCGATGGTCTCGGTCGCCGCGCTGATCGGCGTGAGCCAGCTCGGGTCGCTGTTCACCGACGGCTTCAACCGCAACGCGATGGGGCCGATCGTCGTCGGCGTCCTCGCCTCGGTGGTGCTGGCGCTCCTGCTCGACGCCGCGATCGCGCTCCTGGCGCGCCTCCTCACGCCGTGGCTGCAGAAGGGGGTACCGGCATGAACGCGCTCGTCCTCACCTGGCAGTGGCTCACCGACCCTGCCAGCTGGACCGGGACCGGCGGGATCGTGGACCAGTCGCTGGCGCACCTGCTCTACTCCTTCCTCGCCCTGGTCGTCGCGGCCCTCGTCGCGGTCCCCGTCGGGCTGTGGGTGGGGCACACCGGCCGCGGCCGCTGGCTGGCGGTCAACGCCGCCGGCGCGGTGCGGGCCATCCCCTCGCTCGGCGTGCTCTTCATCGCCGTCCTGCTGCTCCTGCCGCGGCTGCGCGGTGAGCTCGCGTTCGTGATCCCCGCGCTCATCGTGCTCGTGCTGCTCGCGGTCCCTCCGGTCCTCGCGGGAACCTACGCGGGCGTGCAGGCCACCGACCCCGCCGCCCGGGACGCCGCGCGCGGTATGGGGATGACCGGCGCCCAGGTGCTCCGCCAGGTCGAGGTGCCCGGGGCGATGCCGCTCATCATGTCCGGCCTGCGGGCAGCGATGCTGCAGATCATCGGGACAGCCACGATCGCGGCCATCGTCGGTCTGGGTGGCCTGGGCCGGTTCCTCATCGACGGGCAGGCGTCGCGCGACTACGCGCAGATGGCCGGCGGGGCGATCGTCGTGGCGCTGCTGGCCCTCGGGGTGGACCTCGTGCTCGCCGGCGTGCAGCGGCTGGTGGTCTCCCCGGGGCTGACGCGGGCGAGCCCCGGGCACTGAGGCTGGCGGACGTCGTCGTGCGGACGGTGATCTGGGACCTGGGCGGGACCCTGCTCGACACCTACCCGGTGGTGGACCGGGCCCTGGCGGGCGCCGTGCAGGAGGGGAGGGGGGGCGGGCCGGTGACCGACGCGGACCTGCATGCCGTCGCGGTGCTCACGCGTGTCTCGAGCGGGCACGCGATCACCACGCTGGCGCAGCGGCACGGCATACCGCAGGAGGACCTGCGCGCGGCCTACGAGGCCACCAAGGAGACCTGGCGCCACGACCCGCCACCGGTGACCGAGGGTGCGCGCGAGGTGATGGGGGCGGTGCACGCGGCGGGCGGGCTCAACCTGGTGGCCACCCATCGCGACCGGGAGAGCGCGAGCGAGCTGCTCGAGCAGGTCGGCCTCCGGGTCGACGACCTGGTGTGCGCGCCGGACGGCTTCCCGCGCAAGCCCGACCCGGCGATGGTGGTCGAGCTGCTCACGCGGCACCGGCTCCGGCCGGCCCTGGTGCTGGCCGTGGGCGACCGGCCCGCAGACGTCGCCGCCGCCGAGACGGCCGGGGTGCGCGGCATCCTGCTCCAGACCCCGGGCGTCGAGCTCGAGGCGCCCGGTGCGGAGCGGATCACCTCCCTGCGCGAGCTCGTCGGCCTCGTCGAGGCACCCAGCTGAAAGGACCCGCCGGTCGCGGACCGCGTCCAGGACTGGACATATGACAAACATTAGACAATGATGGGACAGACCTGAATCTGGCAGGCCGTCCAGGTCCGCAGTGACAGGTGAGGGCGGAACCGTTCCGCCCCGGACCCAAGGAGCAACCATCATGCGCAGGACCACCACCGCCGCCATCCTCGCCGGGCTCGCCACGACCGCCCTCGCCGCACCGGCGCTGGCCGCCGACCAGGAGGCCACCGTCTCCGTGCTGCACGGTGTCCCCGGACTGACCGTCGACGTCTACGTCAACGGGGAGGAGACCATCCCCGACTTCGCCCCCGGGACGCTCACCGACCCGATGATGCTGCCCGCCGGTGCCTACGACATCGAGGTCTACGCGGATGGCGACACCCCCGACTCGGCCGAGCCGGCGCTCTCCGCGGAGGGCCTCGAGGTCCCCGGCGGCGCCAACCTGACGCTCGCCGCGCACCTGGACGAGTCCGGGACGCCGATGCTCTCGGCGTTCGTCAACGACATCTCGACCACGGAGGCGGGCGACGCCCGCCTGACCGTCCGCCACGTCGCGGCCGCCCCGGCGGTGGACGTGCGCGCCGGCGGCAGCCCGGTCATCGAGGGTCTGTCCAACCCCGACGAGGCGGTGCTCGACCTCCCGGCCACGACGGTCTCCGCCGACGTGGTGCTCGCCGGCACCGAGGACGTCGTGCTCGGCCCGGCCGACCTCGACCTCGCCGAGGGCACGAACACCATCGTCTACGCCTGGGGCTCGGCCGCCGACGAGAACCTCGCCCTCGCGGTGCAGACGATCGAGGGCCTGCACAGCGCGCCCGAGGGCGTCCCCTCCGGGCTCGGCGGCATGGCCGGCGACCAGGGCGGGACCGCCCAGGACGGCGCCCTGCTGGTGCTGGCGCTCGCCGGTGCCGCGGGCGCGGTCGTCGCCGGCCGTCGCCTGGTCCGGGCCGGCACGACCACGAACGGTCGGGCCTGACCCGTGGGCCGCGGATCCGCCCACCGACCGACCCGCCGGAGCAGGCGGCTGGCACCCGGCGGGCTCCTCGCCCTCGGGGCGCTGCTGGCCTGTCTCCTGGTGGTCGGCTGGGCGGTCCGCGGCCTCCTCGTCGACGGCGCCGAAGCGGGAGCCGACGCGTCGTCCTCGCTGCTGATGGCGAGCTCGGCCGCCACCACCCTCCCGCCGCCGGGGTCCGCCCCCGACCCGGCGGCGGGGCCCTCGGCCGCCTCCGCGCCCGCCCCCCGGTCCTCCGTCGGGCAGCCGGGCCGGTCGTCGGCCGCGCTGGCCGACGCGGGGCGGCGATCCCCGAGGGGCGACCGGCTGGCGGCGCCGGCGGTGCTCCGCGTCCCCTCGCTGCGCCTCGAGGTCGCTCTCGACGCGGTCGGCGTCTCGGACGACGGCCAGATGGAGATCCCCGAGCAGGCAGACCGGGCGGGCTGGTACCGCTACGGACCGGCCCCCGGCAGCGACGCGGGGTCGGTGGTCCTCGCCGGCCACGTGGACACCACCACCGGACCCGGTGCCTTCGCCCACCTCACGAGGGTGGCGGAGGGGGCCGAGATCGTTATCGAGCTCGCGGACGGGACGCGGACCGCATACCGCGTGGTGGGCGGACAGACGGTCGCCAAGACCGACCTGGCCGTCGACGAGCTGTTCCGGCGGGACGGCGACCCGGTGCTGCGTCTGGTCACCTGCACCGGCGACTGGTCCCCGCGGACCGGGCACTACGTGGACAACCACGTCGTCACCGCGGTGCCGGTCGGGTGAGCCCGATGACCACCGCCACCACGGACCCGGTCGGGCCCGGCTCTGTCCTGCGGAGGGGCACGGTGGTTGTGCGCCCGCCGGCGGTTCGTGACATCGTGACCGCGACATCATTCACCTCATCGGAGGAGCTCTCATGCGTCGAACCTGGCTGATCGCGCTGCCCCTGACAACCGCCTTCCTGCTCGCAGGATGCGGCGGCGGCGGGGACCCGCTCGACAGCGGCTCCGGGGACACCGGCGGGGACAGCCCGGCCGCCGGCACCGCGACCGCCCCCGCACCGGACGGCGAGGGCGGCGAGGTCGTGGTCGGCTCGGCCAACTTCCCGGAGAACGAGCTGCTCGCCGAGATCTACGCGGCGGCGCTCTCGGACGCCGGTGTGGACGCGCCGACGAAGCTCAACATCGGCTCGCGCGAGACCTACATGGCAGGCCTGGAGGACGGGTCGATCGACCTGGTCCCGGAGTACACCGGCGGGCTCGCGACCTACCTCAACCCGGACATCACCGCGACCTCCTCCGAGGAGGTCCTCGCGGATGCCAAGGAGAACCTGCCCGACGGCCTGCAGCTGCTGCAGATCAGCCAGGCCGAGGACAAGGACGCCCTCGTGGTGACGGGGGAGACGGCCAAGGAGCTCGGCCTCAGCTCGATCGCGGACCTCAAGGGCAAGGCCGGCGACCTGGTGCTCGGCGGACCGCCGGAGTTCGAGACCAGGCCCAACGGCGTCGACGGTCTGAAGAAGGTCTACGGGCTGGAGTTCAAGCAGTTCCGCTCCCTGGCCGCCGGCTCCAACCTCACCGTCCAGGCGCTGAAGAACGGCCAGGTCGACGCGGCCAACATCTTCACCACCGACCCGGCCATCGAGGAGAACGGCTTCGTCGTCCTGGAGGACCCCGAGAGCCTCTTCGCGGCCCAGAACATCGTCCCGCTCATCTCCAAGGACGTGGTCAACCCGACGGTGGAGGAGGCCCTCGACGCCGTCTCTGCCGCACTGACCACCCAGAACCTCACCCAGATGATGGTGCAGGTCGTCAGCAACGGCGAGGACCCGGCCGACGTGGCCCGGCAGTTCGTGGACGAGAACCTCTGAGCGACCTCGGGAACCGCCGGCCGCCCCCGCGCACAGGTCCGCCAGGACGTGCGCACGCCGGGACGGCCCGGACATGACGAGGGCCGCCACCCGTCACGGGTGGCGGCCCTCGCCGCTGTCGGTCGGGTCAGGTCACAGACCCTCGACCCGGTCCTCCGGAGCCGTGAGGCCCGGGTTGTCGTTCAGGTACTGGACCAGCGCGGCCAGGTCCTCCGGACCACCCATGAGGTTGGTGCCCTCGGTGAAGGCGGTGAAGAGGTCACCACCCTCCTGCAGGAAGTTCAGCGTGGACACCCGGTAGGTGGTGGCGGGGTCGAGCGGCGTGCCGTCGAGCGCCATGTTGCTCACCCGCGAGCCCTGGGGCTGCGTGGCGTCCCAGGTGTAGCTGAAGCCCTCGCTGACGCCGAGCGCCAGCATCGGGCGGCTGCCACGGGACTCGACCGGCTGGTACTGCTGCTCCAGCGCCGCCTTGATCTGAGCGCCGGTCATGTCGATCGACACCAGCAGGTTGCCGAACGGTGCGACGTTGTAGGCCTCCTGGTAGGTGACCTCGCCCGGCTGCTCGCCGTTGCTGATCTGGTCGACCTTCAGGCTGGCACGGACGCCGCCGACGTTCATGAACGAGATCTGCGCGCCGCCGTCCGCGGGCGCCGAGGTGGCCGCCAGGATCGCGTCCGCGACCAGGTCGGCCATCGGCGTCTCGATGCCGCGGTTGCCGCTCGCGTCCCCGGTGATGTCCTCGGCGACCGTGCCGACGACGCGGCCGGCCAGGACGGAGGCCTTGGCCTGCCACTTCTCGACGACCTGGGCCATCTGCGGGTCGTCCGCGACGGACTGCAGGACCAGGTGGTTGTCGGCCCAGACACGGTCGCGCATGACGTCGCCGGTGGTCCGGCTGACGGACAGCGCCGTCTCGGTCACGACGCGGCCGTACTGGTTGGCGCTGGTCACCGAGCGGGGCTCACCGGCCGGGTCGTCGATGGTGCAGACGTAGGGCTGGTGGGTGTGGCCGGTGATCACGGCGTCGATCGAGGGCGCGAGCTTCTCGGCGATGTCGACGACAGGGCCGGAGATGCCCTCGCAGCCGTTGTAGGTGCCGGTCTGGTAGCCGCCCTCGTGCAGCAGCACGACGATCGACTCCACGCCCTGCGCCTGCAGAGCGGCCGCCTGCGCGTTGGCCGTCGTGACCTCGTCGAGGAAGTCGACGCTGGCGACGCCGCCCGGGCTGACCAGGGTCGGCGTGGCCTCGAGGGTCATGCCGATGAAGCCGACGTCCACGCCGGCGACGTTGCGCACCTCGGTGGCCGGCAGGATCGGCTCGCGCGTCTCCTTGTCGACCACGTTGGCCGCCAGCCACTGGAAGTCGGCGCCGTCGTAGGGCTCGTCGTCGAACTGACCGAGCACCGGGTGGTTGCCGCCGTACTGCATACGGAGCAGCTCATCGACACCCTCGTCGAACTCGTGGTTGCCGACGCTGGAGATGTCCAGCCCCGCGACCTCGAGGGTCTCCACGGACGGCTCGTCCTGGAAGAGCCCGGAGATGAAGGTCGAGCCGCCGATGAGGTCGCCGGCAGCGACCGTCAGGCTCTGGTCCTCGAAGGAGCGCGTGCGCAGCATGTCCAGCGTGGTCGAGAGGTTGACCGCGCCGCCGACCAGGTTCTGCTCGGGGTCCTGAGCCTCGGTGAGCTTGCCGTTCTCCACCTCGATGTGGCCGTGGTAGTCGTTGAACGACAGCAGCTGGACGACCAGCTCGTCGTACCAGGCCGGCAGGGCGGCGTTGACGGCCTTCAGCGCGCCCTTGGTGACCGAGGTGGTGCCGCCGAAGACGACCAGCCCCTGCGGGCTGAGCAGGTCGAGCGCGCCCATGGTGGCGGCGGGGACGGTCGTCGTGCGGGTCAGCAGCAGCGGTCCCTGGTGGTATGCCGCGAATGCGCCGCCGGTGAGGGCGTCCGGGTAGTTCTGCCCGCTGGCCAGGTAGGCGACGGAGTCGGCCTCGTAGGTCGCCGCGACCGCTGCCGCGGTCTCGTAGCGGTCGTCGCCGGACACCCGGGTGGTGTCCGGGACGATGGCGGCGATCGAGTCGAGGACCGTGTCGGACACGGCGCTGGCCCCGCCGACGACGACCACCGACTGCGGCGCGAGGTCGGAAATCGCCTGCGCGGTCACGGCGCGCAGCTTGGCGGGGTCGGTGAGCAGGAGCGGCACGCCGTCCCGGCCCGCGACGGAGCCGGCGGTCAGACCGTCGGGGAAGGCCTTTCCGGTGGCCACGTAGAGGACCGGCACGCCGGCCGGGTAGCTCCCGACGACCGCGGCGGAGGTCTCGTAGCGGTTGTCGCCGGCGACCCGCTGCACGGTCCCCGCGTAGCCGCGGAGCTCCCGCAGCACCGCGTCGGACACGGCGCTGGTGCCGCCGACGACGACGATCTTGGTGGGGTGCAGGCTGTTCAGCGCGGACCGGGTCGCCGCCGGCAGGCTGCCCGAGCGGGTCAGCAGGATCGGCACCGGGGCGCCGGCCGCACGGTCGTCGCCGAGCGGGGCGCCGGTGACGGACGCAGGAAGCTGGGAGGAGAGCGCGTCGGCGAAGCCCTGGCCGGAGGTGACCACCACCGTCGGGCTGGCGCCGGCCGGGAAGGCCCGCGCGATCTCGGCGGCGGTGGCGTAACGGTCCGGACCGGCGATGCGGTAGACCTGGGTCGGGTCGGGCAGGACGGGGGCGTCGGGGGACGGCGGCGCATCCGGGGCCGAGGGCGCGGACGTCGCTGCCGACGCGCCCCCCGCCACCAGCATGAGCGCCGCGCCGGCCGCCACGAGGGCCCTACGCTTCGTGGACGTACGGGTGGTCATGATGTCGTGCTCCTCACAGGCGATGAACGGCTCAGCGTCGAGCCGCTCCATGCAAGGTAGTCGATCGGCGGGCGTTCGTGGTGCTGGACCGGAACCCCCCTCGGACGTCGGGCCGCCAGGCTGTGACTGATGTGACCAGAGTGGCGTCGGCACAGATCAGTCGAAGCCAATCTGGAGGAACCACTGGTCAGGACGTCCGCCGGGGCATAGAGTTCGAAGGACGCGGCGCCGCTTCGACGGGGTCGCGTCGTCGAGCCAGGCACAGTCGCACGGGACGGAGCGCAGGGACATGCGAGCAGGTGGGGGACCGGTCCGCAGGGGCAGCG
Coding sequences within:
- a CDS encoding HAD-IA family hydrolase codes for the protein MIWDLGGTLLDTYPVVDRALAGAVQEGRGGGPVTDADLHAVAVLTRVSSGHAITTLAQRHGIPQEDLRAAYEATKETWRHDPPPVTEGAREVMGAVHAAGGLNLVATHRDRESASELLEQVGLRVDDLVCAPDGFPRKPDPAMVVELLTRHRLRPALVLAVGDRPADVAAAETAGVRGILLQTPGVELEAPGAERITSLRELVGLVEAPS
- a CDS encoding ABC transporter permease, translating into MNALVLTWQWLTDPASWTGTGGIVDQSLAHLLYSFLALVVAALVAVPVGLWVGHTGRGRWLAVNAAGAVRAIPSLGVLFIAVLLLLPRLRGELAFVIPALIVLVLLAVPPVLAGTYAGVQATDPAARDAARGMGMTGAQVLRQVEVPGAMPLIMSGLRAAMLQIIGTATIAAIVGLGGLGRFLIDGQASRDYAQMAGGAIVVALLALGVDLVLAGVQRLVVSPGLTRASPGH
- a CDS encoding DUF4397 domain-containing protein; the protein is MRRTTTAAILAGLATTALAAPALAADQEATVSVLHGVPGLTVDVYVNGEETIPDFAPGTLTDPMMLPAGAYDIEVYADGDTPDSAEPALSAEGLEVPGGANLTLAAHLDESGTPMLSAFVNDISTTEAGDARLTVRHVAAAPAVDVRAGGSPVIEGLSNPDEAVLDLPATTVSADVVLAGTEDVVLGPADLDLAEGTNTIVYAWGSAADENLALAVQTIEGLHSAPEGVPSGLGGMAGDQGGTAQDGALLVLALAGAAGAVVAGRRLVRAGTTTNGRA
- a CDS encoding ABC transporter ATP-binding protein, with translation MIRFDSVTKTYADGTTAVEDLSLEMPRGQITVLVGPSGCGKTTSLRMINRMVEPTSGRILINDRDVGDRPAAQLRRSIGYVIQHAGLFPHRTVLANVMTVPRLLGWDRARSRAAAMEAIEKVGLTAQQAGRYPSQLSGGQQQRVGVARALSSGPELMLMDEPFSAVDPIVRAELQDELRRLQDELGITVVLVTHDIDEALTLGDMVAVMRYGGHLAQFATPADLLARPADDFVASFVGKDRGYRALGFADVQVTPRHESTVRLGEAVPAGSGWVLAVDDTGMPLGWADARSWGGPLTEDRVRRFGSVARRGDSARNLLDAALSSPSGRGVVVDEDDGGVVGTVLADDVLDALATSGAPGGDAAHDPERSGADADRTVESP
- a CDS encoding cell wall-binding repeat-containing protein produces the protein MERLDAEPFIACEEHDIMTTRTSTKRRALVAAGAALMLVAGGASAATSAPSAPDAPPSPDAPVLPDPTQVYRIAGPDRYATAAEIARAFPAGASPTVVVTSGQGFADALSSQLPASVTGAPLGDDRAAGAPVPILLTRSGSLPAATRSALNSLHPTKIVVVGGTSAVSDAVLRELRGYAGTVQRVAGDNRYETSAAVVGSYPAGVPVLYVATGKAFPDGLTAGSVAGRDGVPLLLTDPAKLRAVTAQAISDLAPQSVVVVGGASAVSDTVLDSIAAIVPDTTRVSGDDRYETAAAVAATYEADSVAYLASGQNYPDALTGGAFAAYHQGPLLLTRTTTVPAATMGALDLLSPQGLVVFGGTTSVTKGALKAVNAALPAWYDELVVQLLSFNDYHGHIEVENGKLTEAQDPEQNLVGGAVNLSTTLDMLRTRSFEDQSLTVAAGDLIGGSTFISGLFQDEPSVETLEVAGLDISSVGNHEFDEGVDELLRMQYGGNHPVLGQFDDEPYDGADFQWLAANVVDKETREPILPATEVRNVAGVDVGFIGMTLEATPTLVSPGGVASVDFLDEVTTANAQAAALQAQGVESIVVLLHEGGYQTGTYNGCEGISGPVVDIAEKLAPSIDAVITGHTHQPYVCTIDDPAGEPRSVTSANQYGRVVTETALSVSRTTGDVMRDRVWADNHLVLQSVADDPQMAQVVEKWQAKASVLAGRVVGTVAEDITGDASGNRGIETPMADLVADAILAATSAPADGGAQISFMNVGGVRASLKVDQISNGEQPGEVTYQEAYNVAPFGNLLVSIDMTGAQIKAALEQQYQPVESRGSRPMLALGVSEGFSYTWDATQPQGSRVSNMALDGTPLDPATTYRVSTLNFLQEGGDLFTAFTEGTNLMGGPEDLAALVQYLNDNPGLTAPEDRVEGL
- a CDS encoding ABC transporter substrate-binding protein produces the protein MRRTWLIALPLTTAFLLAGCGGGGDPLDSGSGDTGGDSPAAGTATAPAPDGEGGEVVVGSANFPENELLAEIYAAALSDAGVDAPTKLNIGSRETYMAGLEDGSIDLVPEYTGGLATYLNPDITATSSEEVLADAKENLPDGLQLLQISQAEDKDALVVTGETAKELGLSSIADLKGKAGDLVLGGPPEFETRPNGVDGLKKVYGLEFKQFRSLAAGSNLTVQALKNGQVDAANIFTTDPAIEENGFVVLEDPESLFAAQNIVPLISKDVVNPTVEEALDAVSAALTTQNLTQMMVQVVSNGEDPADVARQFVDENL
- a CDS encoding ABC transporter permease, whose amino-acid sequence is MGGVEWGELGALMLRHLYLAGVPLLIGLAVSVPLGWLATHVRWLGPPLIAGTGLMYTIPSLALFILLPLVLGTQILDDANVLVAMTIYAVALLTRTVADGLASVPGHVRQAATAMGFGELRRVVAVDLPLAVPVVAAGLRVAAVSNVSMVSVAALIGVSQLGSLFTDGFNRNAMGPIVVGVLASVVLALLLDAAIALLARLLTPWLQKGVPA
- a CDS encoding class F sortase — protein: MGRGSAHRPTRRSRRLAPGGLLALGALLACLLVVGWAVRGLLVDGAEAGADASSSLLMASSAATTLPPPGSAPDPAAGPSAASAPAPRSSVGQPGRSSAALADAGRRSPRGDRLAAPAVLRVPSLRLEVALDAVGVSDDGQMEIPEQADRAGWYRYGPAPGSDAGSVVLAGHVDTTTGPGAFAHLTRVAEGAEIVIELADGTRTAYRVVGGQTVAKTDLAVDELFRRDGDPVLRLVTCTGDWSPRTGHYVDNHVVTAVPVG